From one Chlamydiifrater phoenicopteri genomic stretch:
- a CDS encoding LifA/Efa1-related large cytotoxin has protein sequence MGLPEKTSPSRLSQNHNETKPHYQTLSTPSINTENEVTLYNDLIRQNNTTEEVVKIGGMIQESIRKTLEKQTSTQTVTEVTPANHTGNWKTSLLFNTSRLLAHLFSTTVQPVRPSFRPYTERTTPTSAARYTNSTQTTNDAIFPTGSTSVSQKGKSNLDKTEKPLQKLLFRKKRAAADQSGAEVSKYDLTDKNVVEKLGLTSEEIKSCPKAINNLKKAINRYNKMEDKNSREGQGLLVKQAEFLDQIKKKLKLSDTHPFSKVMVKIKHEYKSHRVDVEKLFHGIWVAGSPPEGTDAYIKTFLKAYDDFDFYLWVDGSAYGAAKFSSLMKRNAFDVAISKLRESIPKSDQDFISRYDEIRIKYDATKDPKLQKQYLEDIQRMRAAYFSLSKNVKDTFNALLLKETVVQQDRFFNFCLLKGLGSISDETRIEFLSQEMNLPQEEIAAYRKLIEDNKRKVQQLIDKVNTDLQRTRVYIKDIKELNAMSNKINQYNYNMEMLLRWNYAAATDQARMYMLYELGGIYTDLDMMPAYSSDINKQIHDIGGDSFFEDLSTRRAISGITLKLVNEERQSLSLQDIAQEVDLSKIPKDNQEKLPELIEKLKSFASSHDSKDFFDRMASSVVRDTMPILQRYHKWSTGWNVRGLNGLMMSHKGSYTVEAVIRAQQQAYEQQKTLRQNVLSQEFFSSLQELSELDAMAVVGGELVKDYLGGSLFYDFRQDSIMPGAVSTLGISGPDLITQTIKNFFREQGPIGQDFLESKGRKLGKDVFLGAYQEKLKEGFKEKSGPDSITFDWLHPLSVGANDVTPADDSTWCGIKNREAGDLLFSDPAKINTKPLKFVSRTTVNIQEFTKSWSEKAKSVCSEDLLQQFNTIITSSVFDVGEISELDVKLTLAKQQLSDDKMAYEGIFSLQVQLAELVRSTQFPVSNSISFILDMHSSFEKDLDKAVKLYLKADPQTTINLWTSSLGNRALFLKDMIAISERTLAISNFIDSLDESPLSQTEMALLTTYSELKAKESLDLLTLDENDKFLEVTTKISEKAILQKKINEIEYYISSGYLYRHHEQLLKSYLRLSENDFKKKTLAFVKDLSNDKSLTKQDQKNQNSWYDKICDEIYQRRVAGPESKVQAFKEKFKDNNRVLVRDMDAYLSGHPLFERMQKDGYAFQDFQTLGQLFLANSGVSGVLSTQPVFPAPSKLLVDVVRSELKDDYDGMHEAIPYVYDYLVSEKRGEEGKKIYEHLKNAGLEMLGEVLSPYTPQKLLAPPSDNSVTAFGRRYGMEDGREIDQTMVNLASGMFNPAGYTMGRYLEALYEIHRDIQAGTLTEEKVQSVLRDSDATCFINTKGIQDLIQYSGGQYYCSLTEVHRILTDQYSLAEATSSLLAGAFPGISQVVNADQKLNRPRITTITEPTAVNVYDYRGVGLDKDIFFTPHDIPPITYIVEGVKYTAESWGEFFNTHIERWSDLAARLGSKSIETHPQTFLYEVEGRCMGLSMLYMLAEDAESYRLTQDNLMAVSSLYQENKRDGLSLSESDQKLVDRSTTLIDWLQLRGNKFLSRGEAFSAENWSVLTLKELFEKKSTVSVLITTPNHSMVLQKLGIDIYRLTDPNFGHVDFDSVDQAFYFVGGMMEESVEIRNRYGLSDAKSVKDQIKIYIPKNLLFKNSLLSGTDLGLTSRHLPTTLEKMTDRGSVSVNKIETSWRILFQIGGTVDHKRVSESTKEEDLSRLKIDGDVLNDYLSKNALDADTSSLIQTLLRTNGLEPGTKPVRGRAIIDAPNEVVALIQTSKRRMAKMKASLQAMRRLIAEKLKSVSITDKDQAKIKSTRIDDKDQLIVEIETADKKFKTITFDGKGLAASFRKVGRMLDEVSRTGVLDLDLGMSVLSLVQYARMVEQGQSADALANFNLILDAKATAELTLGSAIQAMGKNFLTDSGINAFSLESALAARLQSTAHKIGGSAGRALLGAARVLELPILETVAGVWNLYSSISSLTQETSHSERVAAGVQVAFDTISLALTLSAVAAPSLMLAAGPVAAIGMGAASIARNVAYHESRHDTWLKYKAFLDQSSENVVVSIPERGVIDLSGNGALGNVCLDLRENPPKLTGDRSYNANRWIGHHPKLSDREVRELLSYAYSISPERALAKGHANSYWPKEVPKIPPGKYHTVIVGYGIQYKAVTEVVYLSNRVVWREAVMEADSRYYQPPLTAVSKQTTIIAGEDPLTVLPVRLLDEDPTEDETFRDGKDKEDGNAKDGDDKEKEDEKKLDTRQKRIEQAESYKDYKIIVKGGSGGVVVQVGGAGFYDLIGDPKANNAISFRAIPKPYSVTFDLRQGEQQVKMMDDKYNIFTILTIRHYGFNTVMGSASGYDAFYGDQDTRFFLGAGGGAVYSGAGKCQYDVQSVLVNTLIFLDESSTQHIVTLHQSVFDIKVQPQIEQKDILFMALLLFILPKNAVSKIVRGLYIGYPLDQSTSDYARWVDKVIVLLDDGIELRAMKAEGESLVFGAASCDHSKWQKAYPEVSGYPEEILASLKDLNIPLNKEFTIIRQDSLVVFDVENQTLTYHPNPYAQISVRASSEYNVVVSGEEGCSYIIKSLPGIASKEITIQLKGSLSIGAVLDFYSLVVSSIEGRLPLDSNNTMELIISSPRYNIPIKLTWPDEVPRSTFIEVTDKVHGNLGKWYDILKKNRGETHTLYRHSMLVTDRIESVRSLDDAVTLLESKEDGDSPIHILGVENKEDAELRIVGKMHSGTFMGSMENSKWAISSPSERFNVTVPPRNIKYLSFQRGPKSENVVFYSELESPILEAKKQPETLVSRDQWRSCSRIDVYTTSLILGNFVRYRVSEETDGLSRQLMYAQDLVKIHGRDLIVTLFYIRGGQGVGSVTINFKVFFNTSIKEKLDLRKDLDDQIPLINPEYRDHLELTLGSEKLNLAILASEFLSAHHVTNLQQHKNVPYRLEFPHDTLRFPDTNIFAYTINPNATNTSSNDFKWLPIDTSIKKYELPGLAVRGASFYTDPLTGDLFLTRITRFGPKGTEALLIKFPNYKCKWQEFQKMMVLERNLLTILNRETLSMSGVTFSGPAIQRIRFDYMNWMRRYSSKVGIISIETGLNSKNDPVMHFDLIEGGKYRSFEDLNAWDLRDRFKQSMRARTYDDYLLKESLHLCEKEQQWKVPEEILEESSGYYSQISSTWVQEQLKKDMRLTLPANSKMALITSQGVMFTKRQERSGYVVHYKVVGLNNVANNIDLIQTSGAMLCTTKSNVTMVVKHVDNSQYNSRNIFVVTEIVPEEKKNSEEKKKN, from the coding sequence ATGGGTTTGCCGGAAAAAACCAGTCCGTCTCGTCTTTCTCAAAATCATAATGAAACAAAGCCTCATTACCAAACTCTTTCTACGCCATCCATTAACACTGAAAATGAAGTAACTCTTTATAACGATTTAATCAGGCAAAACAATACTACCGAAGAAGTCGTTAAAATCGGGGGGATGATTCAAGAAAGTATTAGGAAAACTTTAGAAAAACAAACTTCTACGCAGACTGTAACTGAGGTAACTCCAGCCAACCATACAGGGAATTGGAAAACTTCTCTTTTATTCAACACCTCTCGACTTCTAGCGCACTTATTTTCTACAACAGTACAACCTGTTCGGCCCTCGTTTCGACCGTATACAGAAAGGACAACACCTACGTCTGCGGCTAGATATACAAATTCAACACAGACAACAAATGATGCTATCTTCCCAACAGGATCCACTTCTGTTTCACAAAAAGGTAAATCCAACCTTGATAAAACAGAAAAACCGTTACAAAAGCTTTTATTTAGAAAAAAACGTGCTGCAGCAGATCAAAGTGGAGCGGAGGTAAGTAAATATGATCTTACAGATAAAAACGTTGTCGAGAAATTAGGTTTAACTTCAGAAGAAATCAAATCATGCCCTAAAGCTATCAATAATTTAAAGAAAGCAATAAACCGCTATAACAAAATGGAAGATAAAAATTCCAGAGAAGGACAAGGTTTGTTAGTTAAGCAAGCAGAGTTTTTAGATCAAATTAAGAAAAAACTAAAATTATCAGATACACATCCGTTCTCTAAAGTAATGGTAAAAATTAAGCATGAATATAAATCTCATCGAGTAGATGTAGAGAAACTTTTCCATGGTATCTGGGTTGCTGGTTCTCCTCCAGAAGGCACAGACGCTTATATTAAAACGTTTTTAAAAGCTTATGATGATTTTGATTTTTATTTATGGGTGGACGGGTCTGCATATGGGGCGGCAAAATTTTCTTCCCTCATGAAAAGAAATGCCTTTGACGTAGCAATTTCAAAACTTAGAGAAAGCATACCTAAATCAGATCAGGATTTTATTAGTCGATACGATGAAATAAGGATTAAATATGATGCTACTAAAGATCCAAAACTTCAGAAACAGTACCTGGAAGATATTCAACGAATGAGGGCCGCTTATTTTTCTCTAAGCAAAAATGTTAAAGATACTTTCAATGCTCTTCTTTTAAAAGAAACCGTTGTGCAACAAGATCGGTTTTTTAACTTTTGTCTTCTTAAGGGATTGGGCTCCATTTCTGATGAAACGCGTATAGAGTTTCTTTCCCAAGAAATGAATCTTCCTCAAGAAGAAATAGCGGCGTATCGGAAGCTTATAGAAGACAATAAGAGAAAAGTTCAGCAATTAATTGATAAAGTAAATACGGATTTACAAAGGACTAGAGTGTATATCAAGGATATTAAAGAACTAAATGCTATGAGTAATAAGATTAATCAATACAACTACAACATGGAAATGTTGTTGCGATGGAATTATGCCGCTGCAACAGATCAAGCTAGAATGTATATGTTATACGAGCTTGGCGGAATTTATACTGATTTAGATATGATGCCGGCATATTCTTCGGATATTAATAAGCAAATTCACGATATTGGTGGTGACAGTTTTTTTGAAGATCTCTCAACACGAAGAGCCATATCTGGAATCACACTCAAGCTTGTCAATGAGGAGAGACAGTCTCTTTCCTTACAGGATATTGCTCAGGAAGTAGACTTATCTAAAATTCCGAAAGATAATCAAGAGAAGCTTCCTGAGCTTATTGAAAAGTTAAAATCGTTTGCATCATCTCATGATAGCAAAGATTTTTTTGACAGAATGGCTTCCAGCGTAGTTCGCGATACTATGCCTATTTTACAACGTTATCACAAGTGGTCAACAGGATGGAATGTTCGTGGACTAAATGGGTTGATGATGTCTCATAAAGGGAGTTACACCGTTGAAGCGGTTATTCGAGCGCAACAACAAGCCTACGAGCAACAGAAGACCCTAAGACAAAATGTTCTTAGCCAGGAGTTTTTTAGTAGTTTACAAGAGCTTTCCGAACTTGATGCAATGGCGGTAGTGGGTGGCGAGTTGGTCAAAGATTATCTCGGTGGGTCATTGTTCTATGATTTTCGGCAAGACTCTATTATGCCGGGAGCTGTCAGCACTCTTGGTATCTCAGGGCCTGATTTAATTACGCAAACAATAAAAAATTTTTTCCGAGAACAAGGGCCTATAGGACAAGATTTTCTAGAAAGCAAAGGAAGAAAGCTAGGGAAAGATGTTTTTTTAGGGGCGTATCAAGAGAAATTGAAAGAAGGATTTAAAGAGAAGAGCGGACCTGATTCTATCACTTTTGATTGGCTTCATCCTTTGTCCGTAGGAGCGAATGATGTGACTCCAGCAGACGATAGCACTTGGTGTGGGATCAAAAATCGAGAAGCGGGGGACTTATTATTTTCAGATCCAGCAAAGATCAATACCAAACCTTTGAAATTTGTATCTAGAACTACAGTGAATATACAAGAGTTTACAAAATCATGGTCTGAGAAAGCAAAATCTGTATGTTCTGAAGATTTGTTGCAACAATTTAACACAATTATTACATCTTCTGTATTTGACGTTGGGGAAATTTCTGAGTTAGACGTAAAATTAACATTGGCGAAGCAACAGCTATCTGATGATAAGATGGCTTATGAGGGGATATTTTCTCTACAGGTGCAGCTAGCAGAGTTAGTTCGTTCCACGCAATTTCCAGTATCTAATAGCATCAGTTTTATACTTGACATGCATAGTAGCTTTGAAAAAGATTTAGATAAAGCGGTCAAGTTATATTTAAAAGCAGATCCACAAACAACGATTAACTTGTGGACTAGTTCTTTAGGAAACAGAGCGTTATTTTTAAAAGATATGATCGCTATATCTGAAAGAACACTAGCTATATCTAATTTTATTGACTCATTGGATGAATCGCCTCTTTCTCAAACGGAGATGGCCCTCCTAACTACGTACAGTGAACTTAAGGCCAAAGAAAGTTTAGATCTTCTAACGCTTGATGAGAATGATAAATTTCTAGAAGTTACAACAAAAATTTCAGAAAAAGCAATCTTACAAAAAAAAATTAATGAAATTGAATACTATATCAGTTCAGGATACTTGTATAGACATCATGAACAGTTATTAAAGTCATACTTGCGTTTATCAGAAAATGATTTCAAAAAGAAGACTTTGGCTTTTGTTAAAGACTTATCGAATGACAAAAGTCTGACCAAACAAGATCAGAAAAATCAAAACTCTTGGTACGACAAAATTTGTGATGAAATATACCAACGACGTGTTGCAGGTCCTGAATCTAAGGTACAGGCTTTTAAGGAGAAGTTTAAAGATAATAATCGTGTCCTTGTTCGTGATATGGACGCGTATTTATCTGGGCATCCTCTATTTGAGAGGATGCAGAAAGATGGCTACGCTTTTCAAGATTTTCAAACGCTTGGACAATTATTTTTGGCAAATTCTGGAGTTTCTGGCGTTTTGTCAACACAGCCAGTATTTCCTGCTCCCTCCAAATTATTAGTGGATGTTGTGAGGTCAGAGCTTAAAGATGATTATGATGGAATGCACGAAGCCATTCCTTATGTGTATGATTATTTGGTTTCAGAAAAAAGGGGGGAAGAAGGTAAAAAAATTTATGAGCATTTGAAAAATGCTGGCCTAGAAATGTTGGGAGAAGTGCTCTCACCATATACTCCTCAAAAACTACTTGCCCCACCTTCCGATAATAGTGTCACGGCTTTTGGGCGGCGGTACGGAATGGAAGATGGGCGAGAAATAGATCAAACGATGGTAAATTTGGCGTCCGGAATGTTTAATCCTGCCGGATATACTATGGGACGATATCTAGAAGCTTTATACGAAATTCATCGAGACATTCAAGCAGGAACGTTAACGGAAGAAAAAGTACAAAGTGTTCTTCGAGATAGCGATGCAACTTGTTTTATTAATACAAAAGGCATTCAAGATCTCATACAATATTCTGGTGGCCAGTATTACTGTTCCTTAACAGAAGTACACAGAATACTTACAGATCAATACTCTCTAGCAGAAGCAACGAGTTCTTTGCTTGCCGGCGCATTTCCTGGGATTTCTCAAGTCGTTAATGCAGATCAAAAGTTGAATCGTCCTCGAATAACTACTATCACAGAACCTACTGCTGTTAATGTATATGATTACCGTGGAGTCGGCCTAGATAAAGATATATTTTTTACTCCTCATGACATCCCCCCAATAACCTATATTGTGGAAGGTGTGAAGTATACAGCAGAGTCTTGGGGAGAGTTTTTTAATACACATATAGAGCGCTGGTCAGATCTAGCTGCACGTCTAGGGAGCAAGTCGATAGAAACTCACCCGCAAACTTTCTTATACGAAGTGGAGGGTCGCTGTATGGGCTTGTCTATGCTGTACATGTTAGCTGAGGATGCTGAGTCTTATAGATTAACACAAGACAATTTAATGGCCGTTTCGTCTTTATATCAAGAAAATAAAAGAGATGGCCTGTCTTTATCAGAATCTGATCAAAAACTAGTAGACAGAAGTACTACATTAATTGACTGGTTGCAATTACGAGGAAATAAATTTTTGTCTCGTGGGGAAGCTTTTTCTGCTGAAAATTGGAGTGTTTTAACGTTAAAAGAGCTATTCGAAAAAAAATCTACAGTAAGCGTCCTTATTACCACCCCAAATCACTCTATGGTGCTACAGAAATTGGGTATTGATATTTATAGGCTTACAGATCCAAACTTTGGACACGTTGATTTTGATTCTGTTGATCAAGCCTTCTATTTTGTGGGCGGGATGATGGAGGAGTCTGTTGAGATAAGAAACCGTTATGGATTGTCTGATGCAAAATCAGTGAAAGATCAAATAAAAATTTACATCCCCAAAAATCTTCTGTTTAAAAACAGTTTGCTCTCTGGAACAGATTTAGGATTAACTTCTCGACATCTCCCCACTACTCTGGAGAAAATGACTGATAGGGGAAGTGTTTCTGTTAACAAAATCGAGACATCATGGCGTATTCTTTTTCAAATAGGAGGAACGGTTGATCACAAAAGGGTATCAGAATCTACTAAAGAAGAGGACTTATCTCGTTTAAAAATTGATGGAGATGTTTTAAATGACTATCTTTCCAAAAATGCTCTGGATGCAGATACATCAAGTTTAATTCAAACACTCTTAAGAACCAATGGGCTTGAACCGGGAACGAAGCCTGTTAGGGGAAGAGCTATCATAGACGCTCCAAATGAAGTTGTAGCTCTTATACAAACTTCAAAACGTAGAATGGCCAAGATGAAGGCTTCTTTGCAGGCTATGCGGAGACTTATTGCAGAGAAATTGAAGTCTGTCTCTATAACTGACAAGGATCAAGCAAAAATTAAAAGTACAAGAATTGATGATAAAGATCAGCTAATAGTGGAAATAGAAACAGCTGATAAAAAATTTAAGACTATTACCTTTGATGGGAAAGGATTAGCTGCTTCATTTAGAAAAGTTGGTAGAATGCTCGATGAAGTGTCCAGGACCGGAGTTTTAGATTTAGATCTGGGGATGTCTGTTCTTTCTCTTGTCCAATATGCCCGTATGGTAGAACAAGGGCAATCTGCTGATGCGTTAGCAAATTTTAATTTAATTCTAGATGCTAAGGCTACGGCAGAATTGACTCTAGGGTCTGCAATTCAGGCAATGGGGAAAAATTTTCTAACTGATTCTGGAATAAACGCTTTTAGTTTAGAAAGCGCCTTAGCTGCTAGGTTGCAGTCAACTGCGCACAAAATTGGAGGGAGCGCTGGAAGAGCTCTATTAGGGGCAGCAAGAGTTTTGGAGCTTCCTATTCTGGAAACTGTGGCAGGAGTTTGGAATCTCTATAGTAGTATTAGCTCTCTTACACAAGAAACTTCTCATAGTGAGCGAGTGGCTGCAGGAGTGCAAGTAGCGTTCGATACTATTTCTCTCGCGCTTACATTGTCCGCTGTTGCTGCACCGTCCCTTATGTTAGCAGCAGGTCCTGTAGCAGCAATTGGTATGGGGGCGGCTTCTATTGCAAGGAATGTTGCTTATCACGAATCGCGCCATGATACCTGGTTAAAATATAAAGCTTTTTTGGATCAGAGCAGTGAAAATGTGGTTGTTAGCATCCCTGAAAGGGGGGTTATAGATTTATCTGGTAATGGAGCTTTGGGGAATGTCTGTTTAGACTTAAGAGAAAATCCGCCAAAATTGACCGGCGATCGCTCTTACAATGCCAACCGCTGGATTGGCCACCATCCAAAATTATCGGATAGAGAAGTTCGTGAATTGTTAAGTTATGCCTACAGTATATCTCCAGAAAGAGCTTTAGCAAAAGGACATGCTAACAGTTATTGGCCTAAAGAAGTTCCAAAAATCCCTCCAGGAAAGTATCATACCGTTATTGTTGGGTACGGCATTCAGTACAAAGCTGTTACAGAAGTCGTTTATCTTTCTAATAGAGTGGTGTGGAGAGAGGCAGTCATGGAGGCAGACTCTCGATATTATCAACCACCGTTAACAGCTGTATCAAAACAAACAACAATTATAGCAGGAGAGGATCCTCTTACCGTGCTTCCAGTGCGTCTTTTAGATGAAGATCCCACGGAAGATGAAACTTTTCGAGATGGGAAAGACAAAGAGGATGGGAACGCTAAGGATGGAGATGACAAGGAAAAGGAAGATGAAAAAAAGTTGGACACTCGACAGAAACGTATCGAACAGGCGGAATCATATAAAGATTATAAGATAATTGTTAAGGGCGGATCAGGAGGGGTCGTTGTTCAAGTTGGAGGAGCTGGATTTTATGATTTAATAGGAGATCCAAAAGCTAATAACGCCATTTCATTCCGAGCTATACCAAAACCTTATTCTGTTACATTTGACCTTCGTCAAGGGGAGCAGCAAGTGAAAATGATGGACGATAAGTACAACATTTTTACTATTCTGACAATTCGACACTATGGGTTTAATACAGTTATGGGGTCTGCATCTGGATACGATGCCTTTTATGGAGACCAGGACACCAGGTTCTTCTTAGGAGCAGGTGGAGGAGCAGTTTATTCTGGAGCTGGTAAATGCCAATATGACGTACAGAGTGTTTTAGTAAACACCTTGATTTTTTTGGATGAAAGTTCCACGCAACACATTGTTACACTTCACCAATCTGTTTTTGATATTAAAGTTCAACCACAGATTGAACAGAAAGACATTCTCTTCATGGCATTATTGCTGTTTATTTTGCCGAAAAATGCTGTTTCTAAGATTGTTAGGGGATTGTACATCGGATACCCCTTGGATCAATCAACAAGCGATTACGCAAGGTGGGTAGATAAGGTAATAGTTCTTCTAGATGATGGAATCGAGCTGCGTGCTATGAAAGCTGAAGGAGAATCGTTGGTTTTTGGTGCAGCCAGTTGCGATCATTCTAAATGGCAAAAAGCTTATCCAGAAGTATCTGGGTATCCAGAAGAAATTTTAGCATCTTTAAAAGATTTGAATATTCCTCTTAACAAAGAATTCACCATAATCAGGCAAGATAGTTTAGTGGTCTTTGATGTTGAAAATCAAACGCTTACTTATCACCCTAATCCATACGCGCAAATTTCTGTTCGTGCCAGTTCCGAATATAATGTGGTTGTATCGGGAGAAGAAGGTTGTAGCTATATCATAAAATCGCTTCCAGGTATTGCCTCAAAAGAGATTACGATCCAGTTAAAGGGAAGTTTGTCGATTGGGGCTGTTCTAGATTTTTACTCTCTAGTCGTAAGCTCTATAGAGGGTAGATTGCCATTAGATTCAAATAATACCATGGAACTCATAATTTCTTCTCCTCGATACAACATCCCCATTAAGTTGACCTGGCCAGATGAAGTTCCCAGATCGACATTTATAGAAGTGACGGATAAGGTCCATGGAAACTTGGGAAAATGGTACGACATTTTAAAGAAAAATCGAGGAGAAACACATACTCTCTACAGACACAGTATGTTGGTGACGGATAGAATAGAAAGTGTTAGAAGTTTGGATGATGCCGTTACTCTACTCGAGTCAAAAGAAGACGGAGATAGTCCCATTCACATTTTAGGGGTGGAAAATAAGGAGGATGCAGAGCTTCGAATTGTTGGAAAGATGCATTCAGGAACCTTTATGGGGAGTATGGAAAATTCTAAGTGGGCCATTTCTTCTCCCTCAGAAAGATTTAATGTTACCGTACCTCCACGTAATATTAAATACCTGTCCTTCCAAAGAGGTCCAAAATCCGAAAACGTGGTGTTTTATAGCGAATTAGAATCTCCGATTCTTGAGGCGAAAAAACAACCAGAAACATTGGTATCACGAGATCAGTGGCGCTCTTGTAGTCGAATAGACGTGTATACAACTTCTCTAATACTTGGGAACTTCGTTCGTTATCGTGTTAGTGAGGAAACGGATGGCCTTAGTCGGCAGCTGATGTATGCCCAGGATTTAGTGAAAATCCATGGAAGAGATTTGATCGTAACTCTTTTTTATATTCGTGGAGGACAAGGAGTAGGTAGTGTCACCATAAACTTTAAAGTCTTCTTCAACACGTCAATAAAGGAAAAACTAGACTTACGTAAAGATTTAGACGATCAAATCCCGCTAATTAATCCAGAATACCGGGATCATTTGGAGTTGACGTTAGGATCTGAGAAACTGAATTTGGCAATTTTAGCAAGTGAATTTCTGTCAGCGCACCACGTCACAAATTTACAACAGCACAAAAATGTCCCTTACCGTTTGGAGTTTCCTCACGATACATTGCGTTTCCCAGACACGAATATTTTTGCATACACGATTAATCCAAACGCCACTAACACTTCGTCTAACGATTTCAAGTGGTTGCCGATAGATACCTCTATAAAAAAGTATGAGCTGCCAGGGTTAGCTGTACGAGGAGCTTCTTTCTATACAGATCCATTAACTGGAGATTTATTCCTAACTCGCATAACTCGATTCGGACCAAAAGGGACAGAAGCGCTTCTTATAAAGTTTCCAAATTATAAGTGTAAGTGGCAGGAATTTCAAAAGATGATGGTCCTAGAAAGGAATCTGCTCACGATTTTGAATAGAGAGACCTTATCTATGTCCGGGGTTACTTTCTCTGGACCGGCTATTCAAAGAATTCGTTTTGATTATATGAATTGGATGAGAAGGTATTCCTCTAAGGTTGGGATTATTTCAATAGAAACCGGCTTAAATTCAAAAAATGATCCAGTGATGCATTTTGACCTTATTGAGGGTGGTAAGTATAGGTCCTTCGAGGATCTGAATGCCTGGGATTTACGTGATCGGTTTAAGCAATCGATGCGAGCAAGAACGTATGATGACTACTTATTAAAAGAGTCCCTACACTTGTGCGAAAAAGAACAGCAATGGAAAGTTCCAGAGGAAATTCTAGAAGAGAGTTCTGGCTATTATTCTCAAATATCTTCAACCTGGGTTCAGGAACAACTTAAAAAAGATATGCGTTTAACTCTGCCGGCAAATTCGAAAATGGCCTTAATAACTTCTCAAGGAGTAATGTTTACAAAGAGACAGGAACGCTCGGGCTATGTAGTGCACTATAAAGTGGTGGGATTAAATAACGTGGCTAATAATATTGATTTAATCCAGACTTCAGGAGCTATGCTCTGCACTACAAAATCCAATGTTACTATGGTCGTAAAACACGTTGATAATTCCCAGTACAACAGCAGAAATATATTTGTTGTTACAGAAATAGTTCCTGAGGAAAAGAAAAACTCGGAAGAAAAGAAAAAGAATTAA